A stretch of Methanobrevibacter sp. YE315 DNA encodes these proteins:
- a CDS encoding alpha/beta hydrolase family protein → MVLFRGDIKCKSLQRRTSISVILPSDNIHFLQDAEEIVPQPYKTLYLLHGLYGSDDIFLANTSIQKFAEDHGIAIVIPCGDNSFYLDNEKAHAYYGEYVGQELLDITRNIFPLSDRREDTFIAGFSMGGYGAIRNGLKYSQNFSKIGMISAALITDEIVDYVSDSNVLRSREFYESVFGDLDKIKDSDKDPKYLIENTENVPDIFMACGENDFLIDKNVDFYDFLKSKNVNVDFIQAPGEHTWEFCDKYIKEFIKTLNL, encoded by the coding sequence ATGGTTTTGTTTAGAGGAGACATTAAGTGCAAAAGCCTGCAGAGAAGAACATCGATTAGCGTGATATTGCCGTCAGACAATATTCATTTCCTGCAGGATGCAGAAGAGATTGTTCCACAACCCTATAAAACATTGTACCTGCTTCATGGGTTGTATGGCAGCGACGACATATTCCTTGCAAACACCTCTATCCAGAAATTTGCGGAAGACCATGGCATAGCTATTGTAATTCCTTGCGGGGACAACAGTTTTTATCTTGACAATGAAAAAGCTCATGCCTATTATGGAGAATATGTCGGTCAGGAACTTTTGGATATTACAAGAAACATATTTCCGTTATCGGATAGGAGGGAAGACACATTTATTGCAGGTTTTTCAATGGGAGGATACGGAGCTATCAGGAATGGTTTGAAATACTCTCAAAACTTCTCAAAGATTGGAATGATTTCAGCAGCATTGATTACTGATGAAATTGTTGATTATGTATCTGATAGCAATGTTTTGCGTTCAAGGGAATTTTATGAATCAGTTTTTGGCGATTTGGATAAGATTAAGGATTCTGATAAGGATCCGAAATATCTGATTGAAAATACTGAAAATGTTCCGGATATTTTCATGGCCTGCGGTGAAAATGACTTTCTAATAGATAAAAACGTTGACTTTTATGATTTTTTAAAGTCTAAAAACGTTAATGTGGATTTCATTCAGGCTCCGGGAGAGCATACCTGGGAATTCTGTGACAAATACATTAAGGAATTTATAAAAACATTAAATTTATAA
- a CDS encoding GNAT family N-acetyltransferase, with amino-acid sequence MSEIEYKEIHEFTKEDLQDLFLSVEWSSGHFPEKLQIAMRNFETVISAWDGDKLVGMICAMDDGIMTAYVHYLLVRPEYQDKGIGKELVLRVKEIYKDYLRIVVVGYDEEIGFYENCGFEKADDASPLFITDLWT; translated from the coding sequence ATGAGTGAAATAGAATACAAGGAAATTCACGAATTTACAAAAGAAGATTTGCAGGATTTGTTCTTATCGGTGGAATGGTCTTCAGGTCATTTTCCAGAAAAGCTTCAAATAGCAATGAGAAACTTTGAAACTGTAATCTCCGCATGGGATGGGGATAAGCTGGTTGGAATGATCTGCGCGATGGATGATGGAATAATGACAGCTTACGTCCATTATCTGCTCGTAAGACCTGAATATCAGGATAAGGGAATTGGAAAGGAACTTGTTTTAAGAGTTAAAGAGATTTATAAGGATTATCTGCGCATTGTTGTAGTGGGATATGATGAGGAAATTGGATTTTATGAAAACTGCGGATTTGAAAAGGCCGATGATGCAAGTCCGCTCTTCATAACAGATTTATGGACATGA
- a CDS encoding MATE family efflux transporter, translated as MNNLFKTPEGYIYSNRALLALFIPLLIEYGLEFCVGLADSIMVASLGEAAISGVSLVDFLVQLLIFSFSALATGGAVVAGQYLGDNQVEKAQNSATQLVWFSTILSTVLMIAVIILRQFLIGILFGQIEADVWQNAEMYLYIVALSIPFLAIYNAGAAIFRTTNNAALPMQILLICDVLNVIGNAFCIYYLGWDVRGVAIPTVISRALSAILILYFVADDDYKLHIKRTLKHKFDFKILKKVLQVGIPYGVENGLFQLGRVLVLSLVSTFGTMAIAANSVGYAVGVFSVLPGFAINLGLTAIISRCVGADDYEQARYYNKKCLIIVVVSHIIINLLIFAGLPLILGVYNLSARTAAMTTEMVIWHGIFSIVIWPLAFTLPATFRGAGDSKSVMYISLAVMFICRIGLSYVIADWMGIGVFGTWIAMFIDWYVRAGIYVYRYFSNRWTEYRVV; from the coding sequence ATTAATAATTTATTTAAAACTCCTGAAGGCTATATATACTCAAATAGGGCATTGCTTGCATTGTTCATTCCGCTTTTAATAGAATATGGTTTGGAATTCTGTGTAGGATTGGCCGATTCTATAATGGTTGCATCATTAGGTGAAGCGGCAATTTCAGGAGTTTCATTAGTTGATTTTTTAGTTCAGCTTCTTATCTTTTCTTTTTCAGCTCTTGCAACAGGAGGTGCTGTTGTAGCTGGCCAATACTTAGGAGATAATCAAGTTGAAAAGGCACAAAACTCCGCAACACAGCTGGTATGGTTTTCAACAATCTTATCCACTGTTTTGATGATTGCGGTAATCATTTTAAGGCAGTTTCTAATTGGGATTCTGTTCGGCCAGATTGAAGCGGATGTCTGGCAGAATGCTGAAATGTATTTGTACATTGTAGCATTGTCAATTCCATTTTTAGCAATCTATAATGCCGGTGCGGCCATTTTCAGAACAACCAATAATGCAGCTCTGCCTATGCAGATATTGCTTATTTGTGATGTTTTAAATGTCATAGGAAATGCATTCTGTATTTATTATTTGGGATGGGACGTCAGGGGCGTAGCTATTCCAACTGTCATATCAAGAGCCCTTTCAGCAATCTTGATATTGTACTTTGTTGCGGATGACGACTATAAACTGCATATCAAAAGGACTCTAAAGCATAAGTTCGACTTTAAAATCCTTAAGAAAGTGTTGCAGGTCGGCATTCCATATGGTGTTGAAAACGGACTATTCCAGTTGGGCAGGGTTTTGGTTTTAAGCCTGGTTTCAACTTTCGGAACAATGGCAATAGCTGCAAACTCTGTTGGATATGCTGTTGGAGTGTTTTCGGTTTTGCCTGGATTTGCAATTAATCTTGGATTGACTGCAATAATCTCAAGATGTGTCGGTGCTGATGACTATGAACAGGCAAGATATTATAACAAGAAGTGTCTGATTATCGTTGTCGTTTCACATATTATCATCAATCTCCTGATTTTTGCAGGTCTGCCTTTGATTTTGGGCGTTTACAATTTATCTGCCCGGACTGCAGCAATGACAACGGAAATGGTAATATGGCACGGCATATTTTCAATCGTAATCTGGCCTCTTGCATTCACATTGCCTGCTACATTCAGGGGTGCGGGCGATTCAAAGTCAGTGATGTACATCAGTTTGGCAGTAATGTTTATATGCAGGATAGGTTTATCTTATGTTATAGCAGACTGGATGGGAATCGGTGTATTCGGAACATGGATTGCCATGTTCATCGACTGGTATGTAAGGGCAGGAATTTATGTTTATAGATATTTCTCAAATAGATGGACAGAATACAGGGTGGTATGA
- a CDS encoding flavodoxin family protein: MKVILVNGSPNKKGCTYTALTEIAKTLETHDIETEIFWIKTKPITGCIACGKCSELGKCTFDDVVNEFVEKAYDADAFVFGSPVYYAGANGSMTSFLDRAFYSNSHGSGAEAFKHKPGAVVCSARRGGTTSTYDQLIKYLGISQMPIISSFYWNMVHGNTPEEVMQDEEGLGTMRQLGHNMAFFLQCLEAGSEKGLTPTEEPKPRTNFIR, encoded by the coding sequence ATGAAAGTAATACTAGTAAACGGAAGTCCAAATAAAAAAGGCTGCACTTACACAGCCTTAACAGAAATTGCAAAAACTTTAGAAACCCATGATATCGAAACAGAAATATTCTGGATTAAAACAAAACCAATTACAGGTTGTATTGCATGTGGAAAATGTTCTGAATTGGGCAAATGCACATTTGATGATGTTGTAAACGAATTCGTAGAAAAGGCGTATGATGCAGATGCATTCGTATTTGGCTCACCGGTTTATTACGCAGGTGCAAACGGTTCTATGACTTCATTTTTGGACCGTGCATTTTATTCAAACTCCCATGGTTCAGGTGCTGAAGCTTTTAAGCATAAGCCTGGTGCTGTAGTCTGCTCTGCAAGACGTGGAGGAACCACTTCAACTTATGATCAGCTAATCAAGTACTTGGGAATTTCCCAAATGCCTATTATTTCATCTTTTTACTGGAACATGGTTCACGGAAACACTCCTGAAGAGGTAATGCAGGATGAAGAAGGGTTAGGTACTATGAGGCAATTAGGTCATAATATGGCATTTTTCTTGCAATGTCTTGAAGCTGGAAGCGAAAAAGGCTTAACACCAACTGAAGAGCCTAAGCCACGTACAAACTTTATAAGGTAA
- a CDS encoding cofactor-independent phosphoglycerate mutase, with protein MKYVIFIPDGSSDYPVDELDGKTPLMVANTPNIDKLARGGFGGFTNNVPEQYTPGSDVANMSIFGYNPADFYTGRGPLEAGSEGIPTTPKDVIFRCNTIFSENGEMDDFNAGHISTEEADELMKGLNEYFTEKYPDFKGKFYTGVSYRHLFIYSCDSVEDAEILSGIQTIPPHDMVGEKLVDNLFGECELAQEIQQIMFESREYLKDVEVNQKREIPANMVWLWGQGVTPKLPNFEETYGITASVITGVDLLKGIGNFAGMNIVDVPGATGYFDTDYEAKGKYGIEALKETDLLLIHIEAPDEAGHAQNTEEKVRAIERIDEFIVGPIIDSLEGQDFRAAILPDHPTPISVGTHTRDNVPLVIYDCSRQGDECESFDEEGVKKGSLEFKKGHFLVKRLIDGDY; from the coding sequence ATGAAATACGTAATATTTATCCCAGATGGATCCAGTGATTATCCTGTAGACGAATTAGACGGCAAAACTCCTTTAATGGTAGCAAATACTCCAAATATTGATAAATTGGCTCGCGGAGGTTTTGGCGGTTTCACAAATAACGTTCCAGAACAGTACACTCCCGGGTCTGATGTTGCAAATATGAGTATTTTCGGATACAACCCTGCAGATTTCTATACTGGTAGAGGACCATTGGAAGCAGGTAGCGAAGGTATTCCAACAACTCCAAAAGATGTGATATTCAGATGCAATACCATATTCAGTGAAAATGGTGAAATGGATGACTTTAATGCAGGTCATATTTCAACTGAGGAAGCTGATGAATTGATGAAAGGCTTGAATGAGTATTTCACTGAAAAATACCCTGATTTTAAAGGCAAATTCTATACAGGCGTAAGCTACAGGCATTTGTTTATCTATTCATGTGATAGTGTTGAAGATGCAGAAATATTGTCAGGCATTCAAACAATTCCGCCTCATGATATGGTGGGTGAAAAATTAGTCGATAACTTGTTTGGAGAATGCGAACTGGCTCAAGAAATCCAGCAAATCATGTTTGAATCAAGAGAATACCTTAAGGATGTTGAAGTCAACCAGAAAAGGGAAATACCTGCCAATATGGTATGGCTATGGGGACAAGGCGTAACACCTAAATTGCCTAACTTTGAAGAAACCTATGGAATTACAGCTTCAGTAATCACAGGTGTTGACTTGCTTAAAGGAATTGGAAACTTCGCGGGCATGAATATTGTTGATGTTCCTGGAGCTACAGGGTACTTCGACACTGACTATGAGGCTAAAGGAAAGTATGGAATTGAGGCCTTAAAAGAAACAGATTTATTATTGATTCATATTGAAGCTCCTGATGAAGCGGGTCATGCTCAAAATACTGAAGAGAAAGTCAGGGCCATTGAAAGAATTGATGAATTTATTGTCGGTCCGATTATCGATAGTTTGGAAGGTCAAGACTTCAGAGCGGCGATATTGCCGGACCATCCAACTCCAATTAGCGTTGGAACACATACCCGTGATAATGTGCCTTTAGTAATCTATGATTGTTCTCGTCAAGGCGATGAGTGTGAATCATTTGATGAGGAAGGAGTCAAAAAAGGTTCACTTGAATTCAAAAAAGGCCACTTCTTGGTTAAAAGATTGATTGATGGTGATTATTAA
- a CDS encoding homoserine dehydrogenase gives MDECKVIIMGFGSVGQGVANALSMKKDLIYEKTGVAVKVVAAADSSTSAISQDGLDEKLLVETKNNEGKLSAYPEFGSEINGLDVLDAVEYDCLIEATPTNIVDAQPALSLTLKAFEQGKDVVTSNKGHLALKFKEVVGAAEEAGVEFKYEASVGGSMPIINFTRDTLASCEIKSIKGILNGTTNYILSRMTSEGSEYEVILKESQDLGIAETDPTQDVEGIDAACKTVILANSLLGIDATYSDVKVEGISKINSEAIELAKKDDFLIKLIAEVSPDNLQVSPRLVKRGSSYDVSGTLNMATIKTDLADEVSVIGLGAGSLETASAMLTDLISILKNKN, from the coding sequence ATGGATGAATGTAAAGTCATTATCATGGGATTTGGTTCAGTAGGTCAAGGTGTGGCCAATGCACTTTCCATGAAAAAGGATTTAATATATGAAAAGACTGGCGTGGCGGTTAAGGTTGTAGCTGCTGCCGACTCATCTACATCTGCAATATCACAGGATGGATTGGATGAGAAATTACTTGTCGAAACTAAAAATAATGAAGGAAAATTATCAGCATATCCTGAATTCGGATCTGAAATAAACGGTTTGGACGTTTTAGATGCTGTTGAATACGATTGTCTTATTGAAGCAACTCCTACTAATATCGTTGATGCACAGCCAGCACTTTCCCTAACATTAAAGGCATTTGAACAAGGAAAAGATGTGGTGACCTCAAATAAAGGGCATTTGGCTTTGAAATTCAAAGAGGTTGTCGGTGCGGCTGAAGAAGCTGGCGTCGAATTTAAGTATGAGGCCAGTGTCGGCGGATCAATGCCTATCATTAATTTCACAAGAGATACCTTGGCATCCTGTGAAATCAAATCAATCAAAGGTATCCTAAACGGTACTACAAATTATATCTTATCAAGAATGACCTCAGAGGGTTCAGAGTATGAAGTTATTCTTAAAGAGTCACAGGATTTGGGAATAGCAGAAACAGACCCAACACAAGATGTTGAAGGTATTGATGCAGCTTGTAAAACTGTTATTTTAGCCAATTCCCTTTTAGGAATTGATGCGACATACAGTGATGTTAAAGTTGAGGGTATCTCAAAGATTAATTCAGAAGCTATTGAACTTGCTAAAAAAGATGATTTCCTAATCAAGTTGATAGCTGAAGTTTCTCCTGATAATCTGCAGGTGTCTCCACGTTTAGTTAAAAGGGGAAGCTCTTATGATGTAAGCGGAACTCTGAACATGGCCACCATCAAAACTGATTTGGCTGATGAGGTATCTGTAATAGGACTCGGAGCAGGATCTCTTGAAACTGCTTCAGCAATGTTGACTGATTTAATTAGTATTTTAAAAAATAAAAACTAA
- a CDS encoding amino acid-binding protein, which yields MRIDLVLELLDAPGQLLKVLEPISVFGANLVTVIHKRDYKNDSGKVPVQLTLEGELEDLKKLVNKFEELGFTIIEMDGIVKKEKVTTIFFGHVIDQDLRDSMDRINELEGVNIVAFDIKLNGEDKSTSLINIEVDVGKKQTVFDKIAEIAEEKDLLVINEV from the coding sequence ATGAGAATAGATTTAGTTCTAGAACTTTTAGATGCTCCAGGCCAATTACTTAAAGTGTTAGAGCCAATAAGTGTATTTGGTGCTAATTTAGTAACTGTTATCCATAAAAGGGATTATAAAAATGACAGCGGTAAAGTTCCGGTTCAACTTACACTGGAAGGGGAACTCGAAGATCTCAAGAAACTTGTAAACAAGTTTGAAGAGTTAGGATTTACCATCATTGAAATGGACGGTATTGTTAAAAAAGAAAAGGTTACCACTATCTTCTTTGGCCATGTTATTGACCAGGACTTAAGGGACAGCATGGACAGGATTAATGAACTTGAGGGTGTCAATATCGTTGCATTTGATATCAAATTGAATGGTGAAGATAAATCAACATCTTTAATTAATATTGAAGTTGATGTGGGTAAAAAACAAACTGTATTTGATAAAATTGCAGAAATTGCAGAAGAAAAAGATTTATTAGTGATTAATGAAGTTTAA
- the gatC gene encoding Asp-tRNA(Asn) amidotransferase subunit GatC, with protein MSIEKDAEEIIEKFSKILEDIPDSDETWYITDNLNLTRNDVPHEKNPEKILRNANIDKEGNLIVKRADWTN; from the coding sequence ATGTCAATCGAAAAAGATGCAGAAGAGATTATTGAAAAGTTCTCAAAAATTTTAGAAGATATTCCGGATTCTGATGAAACCTGGTATATTACTGATAATTTAAATTTAACACGTAATGATGTGCCACATGAGAAAAACCCTGAAAAAATATTAAGAAATGCTAACATTGATAAGGAAGGAAATCTCATTGTTAAAAGGGCTGATTGGACAAATTAA
- a CDS encoding asparagine synthase-related protein, producing the protein MCSIVGLQGNVKADSIIQMLKSSKNRGPDSSGLFLDEIHTDINLDEFDDDNVYPVGFGHNLLSIYDLDDRQSKPQPVSNGNLTLVFNGEVYNFKTIRNLLSKVGVENEILSDAEALLYLIDFYNKGDLVKAIQMTTKLIDGDYAFAVWDGQNLAIARDPLGVKPLFYAQNGELKGFASTRNALKEVGLNEIETLKPEHILFNWKDIAPAQPIYEKIFEGDVSKIDKMLRLSLLKRIEGLREVGVIFSGGLDSSYLALLLKEISENIPLKIKLYAVGAEGSKDVEAAIYASKFLNMDLEICEVTEELVREALPEVVNAIGDDNLMKVGVGLTTYFATKMVKEDDIKVAISGQGADELFGGYKRYLKSFVDGTLNYDLRVDMSNMYHVNLERDDACSMLNGVELRLPFLDKKLVELVLNIPDNKKIVSMHDDMRKSILRKLAFEEGLDYEIAYRPKKAAQYGTGIDKILRKKIIKDTDLSQFI; encoded by the coding sequence ATGTGTTCAATAGTTGGCCTGCAAGGCAATGTTAAAGCAGATAGTATTATACAAATGTTAAAGAGCTCTAAAAATAGGGGTCCGGATTCATCAGGTCTTTTTTTAGATGAAATCCACACTGACATCAATTTAGATGAATTCGATGATGATAATGTTTATCCTGTAGGTTTTGGCCATAATCTACTTTCCATCTATGATCTGGATGACAGACAATCAAAGCCCCAACCGGTATCAAACGGCAATCTTACATTGGTTTTCAACGGTGAAGTCTATAACTTTAAAACAATCAGAAACTTGCTTTCCAAGGTCGGCGTTGAAAATGAAATACTGTCCGATGCGGAAGCATTGCTTTACTTAATCGATTTTTACAACAAAGGGGATTTGGTTAAAGCCATTCAGATGACAACCAAATTAATCGATGGCGATTATGCCTTTGCTGTCTGGGATGGGCAAAACTTGGCCATAGCACGTGATCCTCTTGGAGTCAAGCCGCTATTTTACGCTCAAAATGGCGAACTAAAAGGATTTGCATCTACAAGAAATGCTTTAAAGGAAGTCGGGCTCAATGAAATTGAAACCTTAAAGCCAGAACACATCCTATTTAACTGGAAGGATATAGCTCCAGCGCAACCTATTTATGAAAAAATCTTTGAAGGCGACGTATCTAAAATAGACAAGATGTTAAGATTAAGTTTACTTAAAAGAATTGAAGGATTACGAGAGGTCGGTGTAATATTTTCGGGTGGTCTTGACAGCTCATATCTGGCTCTGCTTTTAAAAGAGATTTCAGAAAACATTCCCTTAAAAATTAAATTGTATGCGGTAGGGGCCGAAGGCTCAAAGGATGTGGAAGCGGCAATATATGCTTCAAAATTCTTGAACATGGACTTGGAAATTTGTGAAGTGACAGAGGAACTTGTGCGTGAAGCCTTACCTGAGGTAGTTAATGCAATCGGTGACGATAATCTGATGAAGGTAGGAGTTGGTCTTACAACCTATTTTGCAACAAAAATGGTTAAAGAGGATGATATTAAAGTAGCCATTTCAGGACAAGGCGCCGATGAGCTGTTCGGAGGATATAAGCGTTATCTGAAAAGCTTTGTAGATGGAACGCTTAATTATGATTTGAGGGTGGACATGTCAAACATGTACCATGTCAACTTGGAAAGGGATGATGCATGCTCAATGCTTAATGGCGTTGAGTTGAGATTGCCGTTTTTAGATAAGAAACTTGTTGAATTGGTATTAAATATCCCTGACAATAAAAAGATTGTTTCAATGCATGATGATATGAGAAAAAGCATTTTGAGAAAACTGGCTTTTGAAGAAGGTCTTGATTATGAGATAGCCTACAGGCCTAAAAAGGCTGCTCAATATGGAACCGGCATTGATAAAATATTGAGAAAGAAGATTATAAAAGATACAGACCTTTCACAGTTTATATAA
- a CDS encoding zinc ribbon domain-containing protein has product MNDFENQKFCQSCAMPMTEDLFGTNADGTKNEDYCMYCFKDGEFTSDMTMDEMMNFCIDKMVEVHPEIDKNEASAMMKEVFPKLKRWAND; this is encoded by the coding sequence ATGAATGATTTCGAAAATCAAAAGTTTTGCCAGTCCTGTGCAATGCCGATGACCGAAGATCTTTTTGGAACTAATGCGGACGGTACAAAAAATGAAGATTATTGCATGTACTGTTTTAAGGATGGCGAATTCACTTCAGACATGACAATGGATGAGATGATGAATTTCTGCATTGATAAGATGGTTGAAGTTCATCCTGAAATTGACAAGAATGAAGCTAGTGCAATGATGAAGGAAGTATTTCCTAAACTAAAAAGATGGGCAAATGATTAA
- a CDS encoding ABC transporter permease, which produces MLTFIQMEFLKLKRSRIFLLSLMGAILPPLLMFIAVTSFDEGHSFEMLFTNVNMYMSAIFAVLIFTIIISYLFGREYNEHTLKTMLTIPVSREKFLASKYLMFLVWIVILTAVTSLSTLIFGFIAGLEGFSLKLFVDSFVQLLFANVLLYLTFSPFVFISLFITNMVPAMVGGAGLTLVNLMVYGQNWAPYVPWVCPYLIASGEIAEYSAGIGVSYGVILATFLIGLAISYIYFTKADVSL; this is translated from the coding sequence ATGTTGACTTTTATTCAAATGGAATTTTTAAAACTCAAAAGATCAAGGATATTTCTATTAAGTTTGATGGGAGCTATTTTGCCTCCGTTGCTGATGTTTATAGCGGTAACTTCCTTTGACGAGGGACATAGCTTTGAAATGCTGTTTACTAATGTGAATATGTACATGTCTGCAATATTTGCAGTTCTTATCTTTACAATAATCATATCCTACCTGTTCGGCAGGGAATACAATGAACATACATTAAAGACAATGCTGACAATCCCTGTATCTAGAGAAAAGTTTCTTGCAAGTAAATATCTCATGTTTTTAGTATGGATTGTGATTTTGACAGCAGTTACAAGCTTATCAACACTCATATTCGGCTTTATTGCAGGTCTTGAAGGATTTAGCCTAAAGCTGTTTGTGGATAGCTTTGTGCAGCTTCTATTTGCAAATGTCTTATTGTATCTGACATTCTCACCTTTTGTGTTCATTTCACTTTTTATAACAAATATGGTTCCGGCAATGGTTGGGGGAGCAGGCCTTACATTGGTAAATCTGATGGTTTATGGCCAGAATTGGGCACCATATGTTCCTTGGGTATGCCCGTATCTGATTGCATCCGGAGAAATTGCGGAGTATAGTGCGGGAATAGGAGTGTCTTATGGAGTTATTCTGGCAACTTTCCTAATCGGATTGGCCATTTCATATATCTACTTTACAAAGGCCGATGTTTCACTTTAA
- a CDS encoding ABC transporter ATP-binding protein, producing the protein MADYVIETNNLSKIYSNNKVVDSINMHVEKGKIYGLLGKNGAGKTTTMCMLLNLTHPSSGEIFLFGKDPGRDSNEIYSRIGSIIETPGFYENLTAYENLKIIAKLRGEYNPININSVLEMVSLGNVNSKKYKDFSLGMKQRLGIAAAIMHNPELLIMDEPINGLDPFGIKEIRTLLKRLSHEFGITILISSHILSEIENIADVIGFMDGGVLIDEISKEELFNKLNKFVEFEVSDIDLAIKILIELGLKENIDFTINQGVICLYSNLDLRDKFNELFVKAGIDVKKVNLCEENLEDFFTRFVSNN; encoded by the coding sequence ATGGCAGACTATGTTATCGAAACAAATAATTTGTCAAAAATATATTCCAATAATAAGGTTGTAGATTCAATCAATATGCATGTTGAAAAAGGAAAGATCTATGGACTTTTGGGCAAAAACGGGGCTGGAAAAACCACAACCATGTGCATGCTTTTAAATCTCACGCATCCAAGCAGTGGTGAAATATTCCTTTTCGGAAAAGACCCTGGAAGGGATTCAAATGAAATCTATTCCAGAATAGGTTCCATTATTGAAACTCCGGGATTTTATGAAAACTTAACTGCCTATGAAAATCTAAAAATCATTGCCAAATTAAGGGGTGAGTATAATCCAATCAATATTAATTCAGTCCTTGAAATGGTTAGTTTGGGCAATGTGAATTCAAAGAAATATAAGGATTTTTCATTGGGCATGAAGCAGCGTTTGGGAATAGCTGCAGCCATTATGCATAATCCTGAACTGTTGATTATGGATGAACCGATCAACGGTCTTGATCCTTTTGGAATTAAGGAAATCAGAACATTGCTTAAAAGACTGTCTCATGAATTTGGAATAACAATTCTGATTTCATCACATATACTGAGTGAAATAGAAAATATTGCAGACGTCATAGGATTTATGGATGGGGGTGTTTTGATTGATGAAATTTCAAAAGAAGAGCTTTTCAATAAATTGAATAAGTTTGTAGAATTTGAAGTGTCAGATATTGATTTGGCAATCAAGATTCTAATTGAACTGGGACTTAAGGAAAATATTGATTTCACAATCAATCAAGGAGTTATCTGCTTATATTCTAACTTGGATTTAAGGGATAAGTTTAATGAATTGTTTGTCAAAGCGGGAATCGATGTAAAAAAGGTAAATCTGTGTGAAGAAAATCTGGAAGACTTTTTTACAAGATTCGTTTCAAATAACTAG
- a CDS encoding DUF4013 domain-containing protein, with the protein MASITDNVVEGLKYPFNDVKKVLGFGVIFAILNLISLSISYNSFDIYRTLVHLTENVPGSVSSLNVSQLPITDIKFVIGLTVVSFIISLFIMGYKYNIVKFSIEDKKELPGMMDILNVFINGIKYFIVTLVYSIIPIIVIGIGLATGDSSIFLLLTLISMILFVVVFFFMIMALNNMIAHDSIKKAFDFREIIDNISNLGWGKYVGIIIFTLIVYMIIMAAAGFILSMLGVMFAATVNNQALAVSAFVTVIEGLFVTSYCEVFYNRVCGSIYREAIK; encoded by the coding sequence ATGGCAAGCATAACTGACAATGTGGTGGAAGGATTAAAATATCCTTTTAATGATGTAAAAAAGGTTTTAGGTTTTGGCGTTATATTCGCAATTCTCAATCTGATATCATTATCAATTAGTTATAATTCCTTCGATATTTACAGAACACTGGTACATCTGACAGAGAATGTTCCAGGTTCCGTATCATCTCTAAATGTTTCACAGTTGCCTATTACTGATATCAAATTTGTAATAGGTCTGACAGTCGTCAGCTTCATTATTTCATTATTCATAATGGGATATAAGTATAATATTGTCAAATTCTCAATAGAGGACAAAAAGGAACTTCCGGGAATGATGGACATATTGAACGTCTTCATCAATGGAATAAAATATTTCATTGTGACTTTGGTATATAGCATTATTCCAATAATAGTAATTGGAATAGGATTAGCAACAGGCGATTCATCAATATTTCTATTGTTAACATTGATTTCAATGATATTGTTTGTGGTTGTGTTTTTCTTCATGATCATGGCACTGAACAATATGATTGCACATGACAGCATTAAAAAGGCATTTGACTTTAGGGAAATAATCGACAATATCTCTAATCTCGGATGGGGCAAATATGTTGGAATAATCATATTTACATTGATTGTATACATGATTATCATGGCCGCGGCAGGTTTCATATTAAGCATGCTGGGTGTGATGTTTGCAGCAACTGTCAACAATCAGGCATTGGCAGTATCAGCCTTTGTAACAGTAATTGAAGGATTGTTCGTCACTTCCTATTGTGAAGTGTTCTACAATAGGGTTTGCGGATCAATCTACAGAGAAGCGATTAAATAG